Proteins co-encoded in one Spirosoma endbachense genomic window:
- the truB gene encoding tRNA pseudouridine(55) synthase TruB, translated as MSQEKAPPHVPGQADPGQVILIDKPLTWTSFDVANKLKYACKFKKIGHAGTLDPLATGLLILCTGKMTKQIDQYQAQEKEYTGTLMLGKTTPSVDLETAFDAEFDTTGITTEQVQNAAHQLTGDILQVPPIYSAVRVNGERLYEKARRGETADGIEGGIKSRQVTVSVFEVNTDRLPEVDFRIVCSKGTYIRSLVRDLGLLLNNGAYMSALRRTRIGNFRIADADTLERFIAKCRPETGPPML; from the coding sequence GTGTCGCAAGAAAAAGCACCACCACACGTCCCCGGTCAGGCAGATCCGGGACAGGTCATACTCATTGACAAGCCACTCACCTGGACATCGTTCGATGTGGCTAACAAGCTCAAATATGCCTGCAAATTCAAGAAAATCGGTCATGCGGGTACGCTCGACCCCCTTGCAACCGGTTTACTGATTCTGTGCACGGGTAAAATGACGAAGCAGATCGATCAATATCAGGCGCAGGAAAAAGAGTATACAGGCACGCTCATGTTAGGCAAAACCACTCCATCGGTCGATCTCGAAACAGCCTTCGATGCCGAGTTTGATACGACCGGCATCACAACTGAACAAGTCCAGAATGCGGCCCATCAGCTTACCGGCGACATCCTGCAGGTACCGCCCATTTATTCGGCCGTTCGTGTCAACGGGGAGCGTCTTTATGAGAAAGCCCGCCGTGGAGAAACGGCAGACGGAATCGAGGGTGGCATCAAATCACGACAGGTTACGGTTTCCGTATTTGAGGTAAATACCGATCGGCTTCCAGAAGTTGATTTCCGCATCGTATGTTCTAAAGGCACGTATATTCGCAGTCTGGTACGCGACCTTGGCCTATTACTCAACAATGGTGCCTACATGAGCGCCCTTCGCCGGACACGCATTGGTAACTTCCGGATAGCCGATGCCGATACGCTCGAACGTTTTATTGCCAAGTGCCGCCCAGAAACAGGCCCCCCAATGCTATGA